Proteins encoded within one genomic window of Empedobacter falsenii:
- a CDS encoding biotin--[acetyl-CoA-carboxylase] ligase produces the protein MYLISFDSLPNTNEFLVDLSKKDANSWTVIHAKNQTKGKGYAGNEWKVVAGENLTFSFLLKTDYSFQELIYFNEWISNVICLFLKQFHPKSNVKWPNDIILNDKKVCGILIENHRSNGIMNSVIGIGINVNQADFNHLPKATSIRKVTDKEYDIEEILADLMHHFENEYPILEQKNFEQIHQTYLDNLFRKDEISHFRLDGVEVDGIIRDVNEAGNLLIEINQELREFKHKEIELLF, from the coding sequence ATGTATTTAATTAGTTTTGATTCTTTGCCTAATACGAATGAGTTCTTGGTGGATTTGTCCAAAAAAGATGCCAATAGTTGGACTGTCATACATGCTAAAAATCAAACAAAAGGAAAAGGTTACGCAGGAAATGAGTGGAAAGTTGTCGCAGGAGAAAATTTAACCTTTAGTTTTTTGCTGAAAACGGATTATAGTTTTCAAGAATTAATTTATTTTAACGAATGGATTTCGAATGTTATTTGTCTATTTTTAAAACAATTTCATCCAAAATCCAACGTAAAATGGCCAAATGATATCATTTTAAATGATAAAAAGGTTTGCGGAATTTTAATCGAAAATCATCGTTCCAATGGAATTATGAATTCTGTAATTGGAATTGGAATTAATGTCAATCAAGCTGATTTTAATCACTTACCAAAAGCAACATCTATTCGAAAAGTAACTGACAAAGAATATGACATCGAGGAAATTTTGGCAGATTTAATGCATCATTTCGAAAATGAATATCCAATTTTAGAACAGAAAAATTTCGAACAAATTCATCAAACTTATTTAGATAATCTATTTAGAAAAGATGAAATCTCACATTTTAGATTGGATGGAGTAGAAGTAGACGGAATTATTAGAGATGTAAATGAAGCAGGAAATTTACTAATTGAAATCAATCAAGAATTGCGAGAATTTAAACACAAAGAAATCGAACTTCTTTTTTAA
- a CDS encoding GLPGLI family protein yields the protein MKQYYPDQKQREEFLESAKKIPKQFYSFKYNETKSQTSYILRVDNTQEPSQMSMGIRPDIGSNPIFSYKENLYYYETDMFTGNKMVIYDSLQKVNFVETRKTKNILGFGVKEAITKYKNYDLIAWYAPQISYEYSPDKFYGTKGLILELHYKFIKDDVEVMISWIAVKKKELKKSPVFKINNQLKKVYQAEFLKMIEDSNQIQREAANQGVEK from the coding sequence TTGAAACAATATTATCCAGATCAAAAACAACGTGAAGAATTTTTAGAATCTGCGAAAAAAATTCCTAAACAATTTTATAGTTTCAAATACAATGAAACCAAAAGCCAAACTTCTTATATTTTGAGAGTTGATAATACTCAAGAACCTTCACAAATGTCGATGGGAATTCGACCAGATATTGGGAGTAATCCGATATTTAGTTATAAAGAGAATTTATATTACTACGAAACGGATATGTTTACAGGTAATAAAATGGTGATATATGATTCTTTGCAAAAAGTGAATTTTGTAGAAACTAGAAAAACTAAAAATATATTGGGTTTTGGTGTAAAAGAAGCGATAACGAAATACAAAAACTATGATTTAATTGCTTGGTATGCGCCTCAAATTTCGTATGAATATTCGCCAGATAAATTTTATGGAACAAAAGGACTAATTTTAGAATTACACTATAAATTCATCAAAGATGATGTAGAAGTGATGATTTCTTGGATTGCTGTAAAGAAAAAAGAGTTGAAAAAATCACCAGTTTTCAAAATCAATAATCAATTGAAAAAAGTTTATCAAGCAGAATTTCTAAAAATGATCGAAGATTCAAATCAAATACAACGAGAAGCAGCTAACCAAGGAGTTGAAAAATAA
- the idi gene encoding isopentenyl-diphosphate Delta-isomerase — protein MEEFVVLVDQDDQKLGLMEKQQAHIAGLLHRAFSVFVFNSKGELMIQQRAASKYHSPTLWTNTCCSHPRDNETYEQAAHRRLGEEMGFDCELEYKFNFIYKAHLENDLIEHELDHVFIGTFDDEPKLNPDEVMAYRWVELDDLKKDMEKNPQNYTAWFKIIFEHYVSYIEE, from the coding sequence ATGGAAGAATTTGTAGTTTTAGTTGATCAGGACGATCAAAAATTAGGATTGATGGAGAAGCAACAGGCTCATATAGCTGGTTTGTTGCATCGTGCATTTTCTGTTTTTGTATTTAATTCTAAAGGAGAATTGATGATTCAGCAACGAGCTGCGAGCAAATATCATTCGCCAACGTTGTGGACGAATACATGTTGTAGTCATCCGCGCGATAATGAAACTTACGAACAAGCGGCGCACAGACGTTTGGGAGAAGAAATGGGATTTGATTGTGAATTAGAATATAAATTTAATTTCATCTACAAAGCACATTTAGAAAATGATTTGATTGAGCATGAATTAGACCATGTTTTTATCGGAACATTTGATGATGAACCAAAGCTAAATCCTGATGAAGTGATGGCATATCGTTGGGTAGAATTGGATGATTTGAAAAAAGACATGGAAAAAAATCCTCAGAATTATACAGCTTGGTTCAAAATAATTTTTGAACATTACGTTTCGTATATCGAAGAATAA
- a CDS encoding copper resistance protein NlpE, protein MKKSIFASIFASFIIFSCQSKGVQQEQKNNSIDNAIPAIVAMAEHNSKNSLNWVGKYEGILPCADCEGIKYIVELKKDGNFFIEQEYLGKETVYQDEGFYKWDASGNVLHLNSNVNPLVLKVEENRLKVLDQQGKEITGNLKDKYILKKTK, encoded by the coding sequence ATGAAAAAATCTATATTCGCGAGTATTTTCGCATCCTTCATTATATTCTCTTGCCAATCAAAAGGTGTTCAACAAGAACAAAAAAACAATAGTATTGATAATGCTATTCCTGCTATTGTAGCTATGGCAGAACATAATTCTAAAAACTCTTTGAATTGGGTAGGAAAATATGAAGGAATTTTACCTTGTGCCGATTGCGAAGGAATAAAATATATTGTTGAATTGAAAAAAGATGGTAACTTTTTTATTGAGCAAGAATATTTAGGAAAAGAAACAGTTTATCAAGACGAAGGATTTTATAAATGGGATGCTTCTGGAAATGTTTTACATTTAAATTCTAATGTAAATCCATTAGTGTTGAAAGTTGAAGAAAATAGATTGAAAGTTTTGGATCAACAAGGAAAAGAAATTACAGGAAATTTGAAAGATAAATACATCTTGAAAAAGACTAAATAA
- a CDS encoding CinA family nicotinamide mononucleotide deamidase-related protein yields the protein MKIKATLLTIGDEILIGQIVDTNSAFIAKQLNTIGIEVEEIISVQDEMNHIIEAFERGISKSDIVIVTGGLGPTKDDKTKVALCQFLDCELIQEPKILENIVQLFQTRGYTKELNSLNQDQALIPEKSTFIQNKYGTAPCLWTTINDKIIINLPGVPFEMKGLMRDEIIQRLQNQFQSETIVHRDILISGIPESDLAILLEDWENNLPEFIHLAYLPNRTSIDLRFSAFGTDKEFLQNEIQHQINQFKLIAGEFLVSENSGNAQQILGDILKEKGLTISTAESCTGGNIASLITSVSGSSAYYFGTIVSYDTSVKVNLLNVNQSDIDEFTVVSEQVAEQMAKGVRNQLKTDISISTTGVAGPNKGEDGKEVGTVWISITNGHSTWNKKYFYPYLDREDFIKIVSNNALNLAIQFVREEC from the coding sequence ATGAAAATTAAAGCGACATTACTCACAATTGGTGATGAAATTCTTATCGGACAAATTGTGGATACAAATTCGGCATTTATCGCCAAACAATTGAATACGATTGGGATTGAAGTGGAAGAAATTATTTCTGTTCAAGACGAAATGAATCATATTATTGAAGCTTTCGAACGAGGAATTTCTAAATCAGATATTGTAATTGTTACAGGAGGTTTAGGACCGACAAAAGATGATAAAACCAAAGTAGCTTTGTGTCAATTTTTAGATTGTGAATTAATTCAAGAACCAAAAATTTTAGAGAATATTGTTCAATTATTTCAAACAAGAGGTTACACAAAAGAATTAAATAGTCTGAATCAAGATCAAGCTTTAATTCCAGAAAAATCTACATTTATTCAGAACAAATACGGAACGGCGCCATGTCTTTGGACTACTATTAATGATAAAATCATCATCAATTTGCCAGGTGTTCCTTTTGAAATGAAAGGTTTGATGCGCGATGAAATTATTCAAAGATTACAAAACCAATTTCAATCAGAAACTATTGTTCATCGTGATATTTTGATAAGTGGAATTCCTGAAAGTGATTTAGCAATTTTGTTAGAAGATTGGGAAAATAATTTGCCCGAATTTATTCATTTGGCGTATTTACCGAATCGAACTTCTATTGATTTACGATTTTCAGCGTTTGGAACAGATAAAGAATTTTTACAAAATGAAATTCAGCATCAAATCAATCAATTCAAATTAATTGCAGGAGAATTTCTAGTTTCTGAAAATTCAGGAAATGCGCAGCAAATTTTGGGTGATATTTTAAAAGAAAAAGGATTGACAATTTCGACTGCCGAAAGTTGTACTGGAGGAAATATAGCAAGTTTGATCACTTCTGTTTCGGGAAGTTCTGCTTATTATTTTGGAACAATAGTTTCATACGACACTTCGGTAAAAGTAAATTTGCTAAATGTGAATCAATCTGATATTGATGAATTTACAGTAGTTTCGGAACAAGTTGCTGAACAAATGGCAAAAGGTGTTCGAAATCAATTAAAAACGGATATTAGTATTTCTACAACTGGTGTCGCTGGTCCAAATAAAGGTGAAGATGGAAAAGAGGTTGGAACAGTTTGGATTTCGATTACAAATGGTCATTCAACATGGAATAAAAAATATTTTTATCCCTATTTAGATCGAGAAGATTTCATCAAAATTGTTTCGAATAATGCACTTAATTTGGCAATTCAGTTTGTGAGAGAGGAGTGTTAA
- the galE gene encoding UDP-glucose 4-epimerase GalE, whose product MSKILVTGGLGYIGSHTVVALQNAGYEVVIIDDLSNTEISVLDKITSITRTKPTYFEIDLKDQEKVNEFFKTNKIDGIINFAAHKAVGESVEKPLMYYRNNLLGLINLLDAMKDFDANNIIFSSSCTVYGQADKMPIDEQTPLKKPESPYGKTKQMGEEILEDFSAAFDKNVICLRYFNPVGAHPTAKIGELPKGIPNNLIPYVTQTAAGIREALSVWGDDYPTRDGTAIRDYINVNDLADAHVKAVTRLIENKNKAKLEFFNLGTGTGSTVLEVVHAFEDANDLKLKYEIKERRAGDIIEAYANNSLAEKELGWKPETKLSESMRTAWEWQKSLEK is encoded by the coding sequence ATGAGTAAAATATTAGTAACTGGAGGTTTGGGTTACATTGGTTCGCACACAGTTGTAGCTTTACAAAATGCAGGTTATGAAGTTGTGATTATAGACGACTTATCGAACACAGAAATTAGCGTGTTGGATAAAATTACTTCTATTACTAGAACAAAACCAACTTATTTCGAGATTGATTTAAAAGATCAAGAAAAAGTAAACGAATTTTTCAAAACAAATAAAATAGATGGAATTATCAACTTCGCAGCGCATAAAGCAGTTGGAGAATCTGTTGAAAAACCGTTGATGTATTATCGAAATAATCTTTTAGGTTTAATTAATCTTTTGGATGCAATGAAAGATTTTGATGCTAATAATATTATTTTCAGTTCGTCTTGTACAGTTTACGGACAAGCGGATAAAATGCCTATTGATGAGCAAACTCCACTGAAAAAACCTGAATCTCCTTATGGAAAAACGAAACAAATGGGAGAGGAAATTTTAGAAGATTTCTCAGCAGCCTTTGATAAAAATGTGATTTGTTTACGTTATTTCAATCCAGTAGGTGCGCATCCAACTGCTAAAATTGGAGAATTACCAAAAGGAATTCCAAATAATCTAATTCCTTATGTTACACAAACTGCAGCTGGAATCAGAGAAGCATTATCGGTTTGGGGAGATGATTATCCAACGCGTGACGGAACGGCAATTCGTGATTATATTAATGTAAATGATTTGGCTGATGCACACGTAAAAGCGGTAACTCGTTTGATCGAAAATAAAAATAAAGCAAAGCTAGAATTCTTTAATCTTGGAACGGGAACAGGATCTACGGTTTTAGAAGTTGTTCACGCATTTGAAGATGCCAATGATTTGAAATTGAAATACGAAATCAAAGAGCGTCGCGCAGGAGATATTATCGAAGCTTATGCAAATAACTCTTTAGCAGAAAAAGAATTGGGTTGGAAACCTGAAACAAAATTATCAGAAAGTATGCGTACTGCCTGGGAATGGCAAAAAAGTTTAGAAAAATAA
- the ftsH gene encoding ATP-dependent zinc metalloprotease FtsH translates to MKKNNFKPSGFNPTWIYAIIGLLLIAFLLFSDNIGGAGGTTKNIDRTTFLSYVEKGYVKEANLEKESGRVSVYLTDAALNTEEFKKFKKSNETLNPFATGAPNFIFNVADAGNFEKDFYANVEKSPNKTAVLNTQISNGFGSLFMNLFISLIFFGLIYFLLFRRMGGGGSAGGGGGIFSVGKSKAKLFEGDDHIKTTFKDVAGLEGAKEEIEEIVEFLKHPEKFTKLGGRIPKGALLVGPPGTGKTLLAKAVAGEAKVPFFSLSGSDFVEMFVGVGASRVRDLFKNAKEKSPSIIFIDEIDAIGRARGKSNFTGSNDERENTLNQLLTEMDGFGTESNVIVIAATNRADVLDKALMRPGRFDRIIHVDLPELNERKEIFAVHLRPLKLGEDVEIEFLAKQTPGFSGADIFNVCNEAALVAARKNKEVVEKQDFLDAVDRIIGGLEKKSKVIKPSEKKRIAYHEAGHATIGWLTEHAAPLVKVTIVPRGRSLGAAWYLPEERQITTTEQLLDEMCMTMGGRAAEEVVFNNISTGALSDLEKVTKQASAMVSIYGLNKEVGNVSYYDSSGQNEYGFSKPYSEQTAQVIDKEVKTMIEAQYDRAKDILREHRDQLDVLAQKLIEKEVIFREDLEEIFGPRKFVSELDQIEEKQEEAIEAGPEQVIQPEAGNDI, encoded by the coding sequence TTGAAAAAAAATAATTTTAAACCTTCGGGGTTTAATCCTACATGGATATATGCCATTATTGGATTATTGCTGATTGCCTTTCTATTATTTTCTGATAATATTGGAGGTGCCGGCGGAACTACTAAAAACATAGACCGTACGACTTTCCTTTCTTATGTAGAAAAAGGTTACGTAAAAGAAGCCAATCTAGAAAAAGAATCAGGACGTGTAAGTGTATATTTAACGGACGCAGCTCTGAATACTGAAGAATTTAAAAAGTTTAAAAAATCAAACGAAACTTTAAATCCTTTTGCTACAGGTGCTCCAAACTTTATTTTCAATGTTGCTGATGCAGGAAATTTTGAAAAAGATTTTTATGCTAACGTAGAAAAGAGTCCGAATAAAACTGCCGTTCTTAACACACAAATTTCAAATGGTTTTGGAAGTTTGTTTATGAATCTTTTCATTTCATTAATTTTCTTCGGATTAATCTACTTCTTACTATTTAGACGAATGGGCGGAGGCGGATCTGCTGGAGGTGGCGGAGGAATTTTTTCTGTCGGAAAATCGAAAGCGAAATTATTTGAAGGTGATGATCATATCAAAACAACTTTCAAAGATGTTGCAGGTTTAGAAGGTGCAAAAGAAGAAATTGAAGAAATCGTTGAATTCTTGAAACACCCAGAAAAATTCACAAAATTAGGTGGACGTATCCCAAAAGGAGCCTTATTAGTAGGACCTCCGGGTACAGGTAAAACCTTATTAGCAAAAGCTGTTGCTGGAGAAGCGAAAGTTCCTTTCTTCTCATTATCAGGATCAGATTTCGTAGAAATGTTTGTGGGAGTTGGTGCATCTCGTGTACGTGACTTATTCAAAAATGCAAAAGAAAAATCTCCTTCAATTATCTTTATTGATGAGATTGATGCAATTGGTCGTGCGCGTGGAAAATCTAACTTTACAGGTTCTAATGACGAACGCGAAAATACATTAAACCAATTATTAACAGAAATGGATGGTTTCGGAACAGAATCTAACGTAATTGTGATTGCTGCAACAAACCGTGCTGATGTATTGGATAAAGCATTGATGCGTCCAGGTCGTTTTGACCGTATTATTCACGTTGATTTACCTGAATTAAACGAACGTAAAGAAATCTTCGCGGTTCACTTACGTCCATTAAAATTAGGAGAAGATGTTGAGATCGAATTTTTAGCAAAACAAACGCCAGGTTTCTCTGGTGCAGATATTTTCAATGTTTGTAATGAAGCGGCTTTAGTTGCTGCTCGTAAAAACAAAGAAGTCGTAGAAAAACAAGACTTTTTAGATGCTGTTGACCGTATTATTGGTGGATTAGAGAAGAAAAGTAAAGTGATTAAACCTTCTGAGAAAAAACGTATCGCTTATCACGAAGCTGGTCACGCTACAATTGGTTGGTTAACAGAACACGCTGCGCCATTGGTAAAAGTAACTATCGTTCCTCGTGGACGCTCATTAGGTGCCGCTTGGTATTTGCCAGAAGAAAGACAAATTACAACGACAGAACAATTGTTAGACGAAATGTGTATGACAATGGGTGGTCGTGCTGCTGAGGAAGTTGTTTTCAATAATATTTCTACAGGTGCATTAAGTGATTTGGAAAAAGTAACAAAACAAGCTTCTGCAATGGTAAGTATTTACGGATTGAACAAAGAAGTTGGTAATGTTTCTTATTACGATTCATCTGGACAAAATGAATATGGTTTCAGCAAGCCTTATTCAGAACAAACTGCTCAGGTAATTGATAAAGAAGTAAAAACAATGATCGAAGCTCAATATGATAGAGCAAAAGATATTTTACGTGAACATCGCGATCAATTAGATGTTTTAGCTCAAAAATTAATTGAGAAAGAAGTTATCTTTAGAGAAGATTTGGAAGAAATTTTCGGACCAAGAAAATTTGTAAGCGAATTGGATCAAATCGAAGAAAAACAAGAAGAAGCTATAGAAGCTGGTCCAGAACAAGTGATTCAACCAGAAGCTGGAAATGATATTTAA
- the lipA gene encoding lipoyl synthase, translating into MSVELLPDGRVKKPEWLRVKLPTGKKHRELRGLVDKYKLNTICQSGSCPNMGECWGEGTATFMILGNVCTRSCGFCGVKTGRPDQVDWAEPEKVARSIKLMQIKHAVLTSVDRDDLKDMGSIIWAETIHAVRRISPGTTMETLIPDFQGIEKHIDRIVEAAPEVLSHNMETVRRLTREVRIQAKYDRSLEVLRYAKEAGQRRTKTGIMLGLGEFEDEVFETIQEVADANVDVITIGQYLQPTKKHLPLKEFITPEQFKKYEDFARGLGFRHVESGPLVRSSYHAEKHIL; encoded by the coding sequence ATGAGTGTTGAGCTATTACCAGATGGAAGAGTAAAAAAACCTGAATGGTTGCGTGTAAAATTGCCTACAGGGAAAAAACATCGTGAATTAAGAGGTTTAGTTGATAAATATAAATTGAACACAATTTGCCAAAGTGGAAGTTGTCCTAATATGGGCGAATGTTGGGGTGAAGGAACAGCAACATTTATGATTTTGGGAAATGTGTGTACACGTTCTTGTGGTTTTTGTGGCGTAAAAACTGGTCGTCCAGATCAAGTGGATTGGGCAGAACCTGAAAAAGTAGCGCGTTCTATCAAATTAATGCAAATAAAACATGCGGTTTTAACGTCTGTTGACCGTGACGATTTAAAAGATATGGGATCTATTATTTGGGCAGAAACGATACATGCTGTTCGTAGAATTAGCCCAGGAACAACGATGGAAACTTTGATTCCAGATTTTCAAGGAATTGAAAAACACATCGATCGTATTGTAGAAGCTGCACCAGAAGTGCTTTCTCATAATATGGAAACGGTTCGTCGTTTAACACGAGAAGTTCGTATTCAGGCAAAATATGATCGTTCGTTAGAAGTTCTACGTTATGCAAAAGAAGCAGGTCAACGTCGTACAAAGACTGGAATCATGCTTGGTTTAGGTGAGTTTGAAGACGAAGTTTTTGAAACAATTCAGGAAGTTGCTGATGCAAATGTAGATGTCATTACAATTGGTCAATATTTACAACCAACGAAAAAACATTTACCTTTGAAAGAGTTTATCACGCCAGAACAATTCAAAAAATACGAAGATTTCGCACGTGGATTAGGATTCCGTCATGTAGAATCTGGACCATTAGTTCGTTCTTCTTACCACGCAGAGAAACATATTTTATAA
- a CDS encoding GLPGLI family protein, translating into MKKLITLIILFSSFANAQIYEVEYETQIKVKYNEKGLDFYKEISDPEVRKQNIDQNENPLALDFKFILNKDEANTIELPKVQNGQGQIVFIKKSAPYMYFGTTYFNHAKQETLMQQDVYGKKYIVYDKINNLDWKLSNETKNILGYKVQKATANFNDRIFVAWFVPEMKTDLMLINFKSPGGLVLDLEIFYEDEMGKYFVVYKANSIKEKTKFKFIVPTKGNRISSDELEIIWEDLDKKRNEANNQGIEKKD; encoded by the coding sequence ATGAAAAAACTAATTACACTTATTATATTATTTTCAAGTTTTGCAAATGCTCAGATTTATGAAGTAGAATATGAAACCCAGATTAAAGTAAAATACAATGAAAAAGGTTTAGATTTTTATAAAGAGATTTCTGATCCTGAAGTAAGAAAACAAAATATTGATCAGAATGAAAATCCTCTTGCTTTAGATTTTAAATTTATTTTGAATAAAGATGAAGCAAATACAATTGAATTACCAAAAGTTCAGAATGGGCAAGGACAGATTGTTTTTATCAAGAAAAGTGCACCATATATGTATTTTGGAACAACTTATTTCAATCATGCAAAACAAGAAACGTTGATGCAACAAGATGTTTATGGAAAAAAATATATTGTTTACGATAAAATAAATAATCTTGATTGGAAATTATCAAATGAAACAAAAAATATTCTCGGATATAAAGTACAAAAAGCAACAGCAAATTTTAATGACAGAATATTTGTAGCTTGGTTTGTTCCAGAAATGAAAACAGATTTGATGCTTATTAATTTCAAAAGTCCAGGGGGTTTAGTCCTTGATCTTGAAATTTTTTATGAAGATGAAATGGGGAAATATTTTGTAGTTTATAAAGCAAATTCCATCAAAGAAAAAACTAAATTCAAATTTATTGTTCCGACAAAAGGAAATAGAATTTCGAGCGATGAATTAGAGATAATTTGGGAAGATCTTGATAAAAAAAGAAATGAAGCTAATAATCAAGGAATAGAAAAAAAGGACTAA
- a CDS encoding NUDIX hydrolase: MIQLPTAGLLVIKNNKLLLTFSKNKKAWYLPGGKIDKGENSETALVREIKEELSLDLVREELNFYCHITAEAYGEQDLMMEQDCFLYDLNEEIKPTNEIEAYNYFTFEEYLQEEIQVIGVIKVFEKLTKDHLLN; this comes from the coding sequence ATGATTCAATTACCAACAGCGGGTTTATTAGTTATTAAAAATAATAAACTGCTTTTGACATTTAGCAAAAATAAAAAAGCGTGGTATTTACCAGGTGGAAAAATTGATAAAGGTGAAAATTCTGAAACAGCTTTGGTAAGAGAAATAAAAGAAGAATTGAGTTTGGATTTGGTAAGAGAAGAGCTCAATTTTTATTGTCATATTACAGCTGAAGCATATGGAGAACAGGATCTTATGATGGAACAAGATTGTTTTTTGTACGATTTGAACGAAGAAATAAAACCAACAAATGAAATTGAAGCTTACAACTATTTTACTTTTGAAGAATATTTACAAGAAGAAATTCAAGTAATTGGTGTAATTAAAGTTTTTGAAAAATTAACAAAAGATCATTTATTGAACTAA
- a CDS encoding peroxiredoxin has translation MKLGDHIPTFSLEDNKGNWFNSDEFLYKKYFILFFYPMDFTPMCTKEVCQFRDVNEDFNALDAVIVGINGQSTSSHEKFYTKHQLNFPLLSDKGAKLSKLLGIKKKFGLITPRETFVFNKQGKLIKHIVSNVAETHIEEAMQAIKKDQGN, from the coding sequence ATGAAATTAGGCGATCACATACCAACTTTTTCGTTGGAGGATAACAAAGGAAATTGGTTTAATTCGGACGAATTTTTGTACAAAAAATATTTTATTTTATTCTTTTATCCAATGGATTTTACGCCAATGTGTACAAAAGAGGTGTGTCAATTTCGTGATGTAAATGAAGATTTTAATGCTTTAGATGCTGTGATTGTTGGAATAAATGGACAATCAACATCTTCTCACGAAAAGTTTTATACAAAACATCAACTAAACTTTCCGTTACTTTCTGATAAAGGTGCAAAGTTGTCGAAATTGTTAGGAATTAAAAAGAAATTTGGATTAATCACACCACGAGAAACTTTTGTATTCAATAAACAAGGAAAATTAATCAAACACATTGTTTCAAATGTAGCCGAAACGCACATCGAAGAAGCAATGCAAGCAATAAAAAAAGACCAAGGAAATTAG
- the rsfS gene encoding ribosome silencing factor, whose product MIDTQYTKDLLDSIVDGITNVKGEEITILDLREIENAFCQYFVICTGNSNTQVSALAGSIERTVKTEMSERPFHVEGTQNNQWVLLDYTNVIVHIFQKEYREYYDIESLWGDAVETRIEMEY is encoded by the coding sequence ATGATAGATACTCAATATACAAAAGACTTGCTAGATAGCATTGTTGACGGAATTACAAATGTTAAAGGAGAAGAAATTACAATTTTAGATTTACGCGAAATTGAAAATGCATTTTGTCAATACTTCGTTATTTGTACCGGAAACTCAAATACACAAGTTAGTGCTTTAGCAGGTTCGATTGAAAGAACTGTAAAAACAGAAATGTCAGAAAGACCTTTTCATGTAGAAGGAACGCAAAATAATCAATGGGTTTTGTTGGACTACACTAATGTTATTGTCCATATTTTCCAAAAAGAATACAGAGAATATTACGATATCGAAAGTCTTTGGGGTGATGCCGTAGAGACGCGTATCGAAATGGAATATTAA
- a CDS encoding 6-pyruvoyl trahydropterin synthase family protein, whose protein sequence is MKVTVNRKAHFNAAHRLFNKNWSDEQNFEVFGKCSYPNYHGHNYEIIVAVKGEVDPETGFVMNLDELRKIIEVEVEDYLDHKNLNVDIEEFQNVNPTAENIVILIWNKIRAKLATDLELKVTLYETPRNFVEYAGE, encoded by the coding sequence ATGAAAGTTACTGTCAACAGAAAAGCACATTTTAACGCTGCGCATCGATTGTTTAACAAGAATTGGAGTGATGAACAGAATTTTGAAGTTTTCGGGAAATGTTCTTATCCAAATTATCATGGACACAATTATGAAATTATTGTGGCGGTGAAAGGCGAAGTTGATCCAGAAACTGGTTTTGTGATGAATTTGGACGAATTACGAAAAATTATCGAAGTTGAAGTTGAGGATTATTTGGATCATAAAAATCTGAATGTTGATATTGAAGAATTTCAAAATGTCAATCCAACAGCCGAAAATATTGTGATTTTGATTTGGAATAAAATTAGAGCAAAATTAGCAACTGATTTAGAATTGAAAGTAACCTTATACGAAACTCCACGTAATTTTGTAGAATACGCAGGCGAATGA
- a CDS encoding methylated-DNA--[protein]-cysteine S-methyltransferase: MFRSKKIQTPLGEMLAIKSEKGLCMLEFFDGKSTEKQLKEIENLGEILEKDDEILNRLENELNDYFKGNLKEFTIPLDLIGTDFQKKVWNELIKIPFGETRSYKEQSIAVGDLLAIRAVANANGKNKIAIVVPCHRVIGSDGSLTGYAGGKKRKQFLLELESQQLNLF; this comes from the coding sequence ATGTTTCGCTCAAAAAAAATACAAACACCTCTTGGAGAAATGCTTGCAATAAAGTCGGAAAAAGGACTTTGTATGTTAGAGTTTTTTGATGGAAAATCGACCGAAAAACAACTCAAAGAAATAGAAAACTTAGGTGAAATTTTAGAAAAAGATGATGAAATTTTGAATCGTTTAGAAAATGAATTGAACGATTATTTTAAAGGAAATTTAAAAGAATTTACCATTCCACTTGATTTGATTGGAACAGATTTCCAGAAAAAAGTTTGGAACGAATTAATTAAAATTCCGTTTGGAGAAACAAGATCGTACAAAGAACAATCGATAGCTGTTGGAGATTTATTAGCGATACGAGCAGTTGCAAATGCGAATGGAAAGAATAAAATTGCAATTGTAGTACCTTGTCATCGCGTAATTGGCTCAGATGGTTCGTTAACTGGATATGCAGGCGGAAAGAAACGTAAACAATTTTTGTTGGAATTAGAATCGCAACAATTGAATTTATTTTAG